One genomic segment of Helianthus annuus cultivar XRQ/B chromosome 14, HanXRQr2.0-SUNRISE, whole genome shotgun sequence includes these proteins:
- the LOC110923992 gene encoding uncharacterized protein LOC110923992 translates to MGAKNLQAHVDSLLMASQVNGFYDAKGDVMALYLDQAKELLQKFMTYRVVHINRSENKQADALSKLASTSFQHLAKEVRIEVLKNPSVLLRQVNVVEIGQPSWMTPIIHYLQEGILPENKAEARKIQHKALHYEMNDAILYRKSFLGPLLHCVDPQDATYLIREIHEGICGIHAGPRMVVAKIVNAGYYWPGMHVDALKELRKCDSCQRHSPKTLRPKNDLIPDAPGAVKFIIVAVDYFTKWVEAKALASTTAMMVRKFIWEHIICRFGLPLKIVTDNGTNFASEDLQNWMKKMKIEHTFSSVAHPQGNGQVESTSTGETPFSLVYGSEAVIPAEVGLPSPRLKAVNTVDNEAERRLDMDLLEERREIARINEAKYKTQLERYYNARVRICTFTPGEYVFRDNEASNAEHPGKLAPKWEGPYLVHEVLGKGA, encoded by the exons ATGGGAGCTAAAAATCTACAAGCGCACGTTGATTCACTTTTGATGGCCAGCCAAGTCAACGGATTCTATGACGCAAAAGGCGACGTTATGGCCTTATATCTGGATCAAGCAAAAGAGCTGCTGCAGAAGTTCATGACATACAGGGTCGTACACATCAATCGCTCCGAAAACAAACAGGCAGACGCTTTAAGCAAGCTCGCGTCAACTTCCTTTCAGCATCTCGCAAAGGAGGTAAGGATTGAAGTACTCAAAAATCCATCAGTCCTGCTGCGCCAGGTGAACGTGGTCGAAATAGGGCAGCCATCCTGGATGACCCCTATAATCCACTATCTACAGGAAGGGATACTCCCAGAGAATAAAGCAGAGGCAAGGAAAATCCAGCACAAAGCCCTGCATTATGAAATGAATGATGCTATTCTGTATCGGAAGTCCTTCTTGGGTCCCTTATTGCACTGCGTGGACCCCCAAGACGCGACGTACTTAATTAGAGAAATCCATGAAGGGATCTGTGGTATCCAtgcaggaccacgcatggttgTTGCGAAGATCGTGAACGCCGGATATTATtggccagggatgcatgtcgACGCCCTGAAGGAGCTGCGCAAATGCGACTCGTGTCAGCGGCATTCTCCAAAGACCCTGCGCCCCAAAAATGATCTTATCCCAGATGCCCCGGGAGCCGTAAAGTTTATAATCGTGGCTGTtgattatttcaccaagtgggtggaagcCAAAGCCCTTGCATCAACCACTGCAATGATGGTGCGCAAGTTTATctgggagcacatcatctgcAGATTTGGTCTTCCACTCAAAATTGTCACAGACAACGGTACCAATTTTGCTTCGGAGGATCTTCAAAACTGGATGAAGAAAATGAAAATCGAGCATACCTTCTCGTCCGTTGCGCATCCTCAGGGCAACGGCCAAGTGGAAAGC ACAAGCACCGGCGAAACTCCTTTCAGCCTAGTATACGGTTCGGAAGCAGTTATCCCGGCAGAAGTTGGACTCCCCTCACCGCGCTTGAAAGCAGTCAACACGGTTGATAATGAAGCAGAGCGCCGTCTCGATATGGACCTCCTGGAGGAAAGACGCGAGATTGCGCGTATTAACGAAGCGAAATACAAGACAcaactggaaaggtactacaatgCTAGGgtccgcatttgtaccttcactccTGGAGAATACGTTTTCCGTGACAACGAAGCTTCAAACGCCGAACACCCAGGAAAATtagcacccaaatgggaaggcccatacttggTCCATGAAGTGCTAGGAAAGGGGGCATAG